Proteins from a single region of Geothrix sp. PMB-07:
- the ablA gene encoding lysine 2,3-aminomutase: MNFKKVDWRSIDLFKDVTAEEWNDWRWQLRNGIHDVATLEKVITLTEQEREHLRECLKKFTMEITPYYAALMDREDPNCPVRMQSVPRLAELHDDPSDLSDPLHEDVDSPVPGLTHRYPDRVLLLVTNICSMNCRHCTRRRLVGDNDLDMPDDNVAKAIEYIRNTPAVRDVLISGGDPFVLSDERLESIISRIRAIEHVEIIRIGTRTPVVMPQRVTDSLVGMLKKYHPIFVNTHFNHAKEITAEAREACAKLADAGIQLGNQSVLLRGINDQTEVMKQLLHKLLTIRVRPYYIYQCDLSLGISHFRTTVRKGIEIIEGLRGHTTGLAVPTFVVDAPGGGGKIPVMPSYLITQGENKVVLRNYEGVITTYTEPVHTTTMPDAKLEPTSKVYKAKDGVATMLSGERLCLEPAGLSRKQRNGKH, encoded by the coding sequence ATGAACTTCAAGAAAGTGGACTGGCGCAGCATCGACCTCTTCAAGGACGTGACCGCCGAAGAGTGGAACGACTGGCGCTGGCAGTTGCGGAACGGCATCCATGACGTGGCGACCCTGGAAAAGGTCATCACCCTCACGGAACAGGAGCGCGAGCACCTTCGCGAATGCCTGAAGAAATTCACCATGGAGATCACGCCGTACTATGCGGCCCTCATGGACCGTGAAGACCCCAACTGCCCGGTGCGGATGCAGTCCGTGCCGCGTCTCGCCGAGCTGCACGACGATCCCTCCGACCTCTCCGACCCGCTGCACGAGGATGTGGACAGCCCCGTCCCCGGCCTCACGCACCGCTACCCAGATCGCGTGCTCCTCCTGGTGACCAACATCTGCTCCATGAACTGCCGCCACTGCACCCGTCGCCGCCTGGTGGGCGATAACGACCTGGACATGCCCGACGACAACGTGGCCAAGGCCATCGAGTACATCCGCAACACCCCGGCCGTGCGCGATGTGCTGATCTCCGGCGGCGATCCCTTCGTGCTCAGCGATGAGCGCCTGGAATCCATCATCAGCCGCATCCGCGCCATCGAGCATGTGGAGATCATCCGCATCGGCACCCGCACGCCCGTGGTCATGCCTCAGCGCGTGACGGATTCCCTGGTGGGCATGCTCAAGAAGTACCACCCCATTTTCGTGAACACCCACTTCAACCACGCCAAGGAGATCACCGCCGAGGCGCGCGAGGCCTGCGCGAAGCTGGCCGATGCTGGCATCCAGCTGGGCAACCAGAGCGTGCTGCTGCGGGGCATCAACGACCAGACCGAAGTGATGAAGCAGCTCCTCCACAAGCTGCTCACCATCCGGGTGCGGCCCTACTACATCTACCAGTGCGATCTCTCCCTGGGCATCTCCCACTTCCGCACCACGGTGCGCAAGGGCATCGAGATCATCGAGGGCCTGCGCGGCCACACCACGGGCCTGGCGGTGCCTACCTTTGTGGTGGACGCGCCCGGCGGTGGCGGCAAGATCCCCGTCATGCCCAGCTACCTCATCACCCAGGGGGAGAACAAGGTGGTGCTCCGCAACTACGAGGGCGTCATCACCACCTATACGGAACCCGTCCACACCACGACGATGCCCGATGCCAAGCTCGAACCCACCTCCAAGGTGTACAAGGCCAAGGATGGTGTGGCCACCATGCTTTCCGGCGAAAGGCTCTGCCTCGAGCCGGCGGGCCTCTCCCGCAAGCAGCGGAACGGGAAGCACTGA
- a CDS encoding 3-keto-5-aminohexanoate cleavage protein, which translates to MDNKLIITCAITGAETTKEMNPALPITPEEIAQGAFEAWEAGASILHLHVRQDDGTPTQDVAVFKKAIDLIRANCDIVIETTTGGAAWMTPEERLQPVTLNPEMASLDCGTVNFGDEYIVNTLPIMRQFAQAMLDHGVRPTLECFDLGHVYASHILIKEGLLQEPYHYGLVLNVPGAAKYEPDVMEFLVRKLPKGAFFTAFGIGGKANVDSIYATIALGGHVRVGFEDNIYYSKGRLATSNAELVARAARIAKDCGRELARPDDVRQMLKLRQA; encoded by the coding sequence ATGGACAACAAGCTGATCATCACCTGCGCCATCACCGGCGCCGAGACCACCAAAGAGATGAATCCGGCGCTGCCCATCACGCCGGAGGAGATCGCCCAGGGTGCCTTCGAGGCCTGGGAGGCTGGCGCCTCCATCCTGCACCTGCATGTGCGCCAGGATGACGGCACGCCGACCCAGGATGTGGCTGTCTTCAAGAAGGCCATCGACCTCATCCGCGCCAATTGCGACATCGTCATCGAGACCACCACCGGCGGCGCGGCTTGGATGACGCCCGAGGAGCGGCTGCAGCCCGTGACCCTCAACCCCGAGATGGCCAGCCTCGACTGCGGCACCGTGAATTTCGGCGACGAGTACATCGTTAACACCCTGCCCATCATGCGCCAGTTCGCCCAGGCCATGCTGGATCACGGCGTTCGGCCCACCCTCGAATGTTTCGACCTGGGCCACGTCTACGCCAGCCACATTCTCATCAAGGAAGGGCTGCTGCAGGAGCCCTACCACTACGGGCTGGTGCTCAACGTCCCCGGCGCTGCCAAGTACGAGCCCGATGTCATGGAGTTCCTGGTCCGCAAGCTGCCCAAGGGCGCCTTCTTCACGGCCTTCGGCATTGGCGGCAAGGCGAACGTGGATTCCATCTACGCCACCATCGCCCTGGGCGGCCATGTCCGCGTGGGCTTCGAGGACAACATCTACTACAGCAAGGGCCGCCTGGCGACGAGCAACGCCGAATTGGTGGCGCGCGCAGCCCGCATCGCCAAGGACTGCGGCCGCGAGCTGGCGCGCCCCGACGATGTCCGCCAGATGCTCAAACTCCGTCAAGCCTGA
- a CDS encoding L-erythro-3,5-diaminohexanoate dehydrogenase has product MATGCKYGSHRVLEPRGVLPQPAARISNDMSTVYDNEILVDVIALNIDSASFTQIEEEAGHDLAKIEAKILAIVGEKGKMQNPVTGSGGMFIGRVAKVGAALADRGLKAGDKIASLVSLSLTPLRIEKILKIHADIDRVEIQGQAILFESGLYAKLPEDMTESLALAALDVAGAPAQAAKLVKPGQSVLILGAGGKSGMLVAYEAMKRVGPTGRVVGNVYLADDKKVLDDLGVCHEVVVADATRPVDFLAAVLQANGGREYDIVVNCVNVQNTEMSSILPCRQEGTVYFFSMATHFGKAALGAEGVGKDVTMIVGNGYTKDHAEITLWELRENPKLRKLFEERYV; this is encoded by the coding sequence ATGGCGACGGGCTGCAAATACGGATCCCACCGCGTGCTGGAGCCCCGGGGCGTATTGCCCCAGCCCGCCGCGCGCATCAGCAATGACATGTCGACGGTCTACGACAACGAGATCCTCGTGGACGTGATCGCCCTCAACATCGACAGCGCCAGCTTCACCCAGATCGAGGAAGAGGCCGGGCACGACCTGGCCAAGATCGAGGCCAAGATCCTCGCCATCGTGGGCGAGAAGGGCAAGATGCAGAACCCCGTTACGGGTTCGGGCGGCATGTTCATCGGCCGGGTGGCCAAGGTGGGCGCGGCACTGGCGGATCGGGGTCTCAAGGCCGGCGACAAGATCGCCTCGCTGGTTTCGCTCAGCCTCACGCCCCTCAGGATCGAGAAGATCCTCAAGATCCACGCGGACATCGACCGGGTGGAGATCCAGGGCCAGGCCATCCTTTTCGAGAGTGGCCTCTACGCCAAGCTGCCCGAGGACATGACCGAGAGCCTCGCCTTGGCGGCCCTGGATGTGGCGGGCGCGCCTGCCCAGGCGGCCAAGTTGGTGAAGCCCGGCCAGAGTGTGCTCATCCTGGGCGCCGGTGGCAAGTCCGGCATGTTGGTGGCCTATGAGGCCATGAAGCGGGTGGGCCCCACGGGCCGCGTGGTGGGCAACGTCTATCTGGCCGACGACAAGAAGGTGCTCGATGACCTGGGCGTCTGCCACGAGGTGGTGGTGGCCGATGCGACCCGTCCCGTGGATTTCCTCGCCGCCGTGCTGCAGGCCAACGGGGGCCGCGAATACGACATCGTCGTGAACTGCGTGAACGTGCAGAACACGGAGATGTCGAGCATCCTGCCCTGCCGCCAGGAGGGCACTGTCTACTTCTTCAGCATGGCCACCCACTTCGGCAAGGCCGCGCTGGGCGCCGAAGGCGTGGGCAAGGACGTGACCATGATCGTGGGCAATGGCTACACGAAGGATCACGCCGAGATCACCCTCTGGGAGCTGCGTGAGAATCCCAAGCTGCGGAAGCTTTTTGAAGAGCGCTACGTCTGA
- a CDS encoding hotdog domain-containing protein — translation MGDINLDRFTSLIRLRIAAHDAHYAGNLVDGAKMLQLFGDVATELLIRSDGDEGLFVAYDNVQFLAPVNAGDYIEATGRIVSMGRTSRKMEFEARKVIVPAGIAGQVSAADVLAEPIVVCKASGTCVVPANCQRFKR, via the coding sequence ATGGGTGACATCAACCTGGACCGCTTCACGAGCCTCATCCGCCTCCGCATCGCCGCGCACGATGCCCACTACGCCGGCAACCTGGTGGATGGCGCCAAGATGCTCCAGCTCTTCGGCGACGTGGCCACCGAGCTGCTCATCCGCAGCGATGGCGACGAGGGCCTTTTCGTGGCCTACGACAACGTCCAGTTCCTTGCCCCCGTGAACGCCGGCGATTACATCGAGGCCACGGGCCGCATCGTGTCCATGGGCCGCACCTCCCGCAAAATGGAGTTCGAGGCGCGCAAGGTGATCGTGCCCGCAGGCATCGCCGGGCAGGTTTCCGCCGCCGATGTGCTGGCCGAGCCCATCGTGGTGTGCAAAGCCTCGGGCACCTGCGTGGTTCCCGCCAACTGCCAGCGGTTCAAGCGCTAG
- the rarD gene encoding EamA family transporter RarD, producing MSNTPDGPPSSSQARSLRRGTLAAFAAYGMWGILPLYWKQLSNVNAVEVLCHRVLWSGLFLVAVLLGKGRLGEVLHIWRNRASALAVLVCSLLITVNWGIYIWAVQVGRVTESSLGYYITPLLSVALGAFFFHERLDRWAKVSVGLALLGVAVATWRLGSLPWVAVVLSTSFALYGALKKKAGLDALSGLAAETLIAMPLALAYLGWIGGGAIFHAGPKATTLLVLAGPVTALPLLTFAYAALRIPLQRLGFIQYFSPTLQLGIGLFLMGEHLSPPMALAFGAVVVAVLLYAASRPRNANIR from the coding sequence GTGTCCAACACGCCTGACGGGCCCCCGTCGTCGAGCCAGGCCCGGAGCCTCCGCCGAGGCACCCTGGCGGCGTTTGCCGCCTATGGGATGTGGGGGATCCTTCCGCTCTACTGGAAACAACTCTCCAACGTGAACGCCGTGGAGGTGCTCTGCCATCGCGTGCTCTGGTCGGGGCTGTTCCTGGTGGCGGTGCTGCTGGGCAAGGGTCGGCTGGGCGAGGTGCTCCACATCTGGCGCAACCGCGCCAGCGCACTGGCGGTACTGGTCTGTTCGCTCCTCATCACCGTGAACTGGGGGATCTACATCTGGGCGGTGCAGGTGGGCCGCGTGACGGAATCGAGCCTCGGCTACTACATCACGCCCCTGCTCTCGGTGGCCCTGGGCGCCTTCTTCTTCCATGAGCGGCTGGACCGTTGGGCAAAGGTGTCGGTGGGCCTGGCGCTGCTGGGCGTCGCCGTGGCGACCTGGCGCCTGGGCAGCCTGCCCTGGGTGGCCGTGGTGCTCTCCACCAGCTTCGCCCTCTACGGCGCCCTGAAGAAGAAGGCCGGCTTGGACGCGCTGTCGGGCCTCGCCGCCGAAACCCTCATCGCCATGCCCTTGGCCCTGGCCTACCTGGGCTGGATTGGCGGTGGCGCCATCTTCCATGCAGGGCCCAAGGCCACCACCCTGTTGGTGCTGGCGGGCCCGGTGACGGCCCTGCCGCTGCTCACCTTCGCCTACGCTGCCCTGCGGATCCCCCTTCAGCGCCTGGGCTTCATCCAGTATTTCAGCCCCACCTTGCAGTTGGGCATCGGCCTCTTCCTGATGGGTGAACACCTGAGCCCACCGATGGCGCTGGCCTTCGGCGCGGTGGTAGTGGCCGTGCTGCTCTATGCAGCCTCGCGCCCGCGCAACGCCAACATCAGGTAA
- a CDS encoding YdcF family protein, whose product MLAFTKLVGMLLMPLGLIWLGLWGSAYWAFRRRVRGLGFALMGLAVGLALVGNVQLGHRLMGRLEAEVQPFSSKDAPLEALFVLGGGSAVDEQGRPALGDSGDRIVEAARLWHAGRVRWLVASGASQGTGPGSRNLGEETRTLWKDLGIPESAIRVIEEPCVITRDEVQAYTRLKAREGWQRVGLLSSAWHLPRAMALARRTGLEAVPVASDRRGRVPRWELWHLVPQQEGLHNTQGFCWEWLGRSMGR is encoded by the coding sequence ATGCTCGCCTTCACCAAGCTCGTTGGAATGCTGCTCATGCCTCTGGGCCTGATCTGGCTGGGCCTGTGGGGCAGCGCCTATTGGGCCTTCCGGCGCCGGGTGAGGGGTCTGGGGTTTGCCCTGATGGGGCTGGCTGTGGGTCTCGCGCTCGTCGGCAACGTCCAGTTGGGACACCGCCTCATGGGTCGCTTGGAAGCGGAGGTTCAGCCCTTCTCTTCCAAAGATGCTCCCCTGGAGGCCCTCTTCGTCCTGGGCGGTGGTTCCGCGGTGGATGAGCAGGGGCGGCCAGCGCTTGGGGATTCTGGAGACCGCATCGTGGAAGCCGCCCGCCTCTGGCATGCGGGGCGGGTGCGGTGGCTGGTGGCCAGCGGCGCGTCCCAGGGGACGGGCCCGGGAAGCCGGAACCTGGGGGAGGAAACCCGAACCCTGTGGAAGGACCTGGGCATTCCCGAAAGCGCCATCCGGGTGATCGAAGAACCCTGCGTCATCACCCGCGACGAGGTGCAGGCCTACACCCGCCTCAAAGCAAGGGAAGGCTGGCAGCGCGTGGGGCTGCTCAGCTCTGCCTGGCACCTGCCGAGGGCCATGGCCCTGGCGCGGCGGACCGGGCTTGAGGCGGTGCCGGTGGCCAGTGACCGCCGCGGACGGGTGCCCCGGTGGGAGCTCTGGCACCTGGTGCCCCAACAGGAAGGCCTGCACAACACTCAGGGCTTCTGCTGGGAATGGCTGGGCCGGAGCATGGGGCGCTAA
- a CDS encoding VanZ family protein — translation MRMRWLWTLPLALAATIVWLSAQSHLPAGIELPSPLDKFAHASAYAALAWTLDLALRVNRRDLPLYRRHLFIIALVAFFGATDEWHQSFVPGRSCDVLDWVADVIGGGLGLFAASVHLVFSRRLEALSWRRGAGHRLDSARDLILVADPHWGAELTGLEEATARFPKADWLFLGDVFDVWVGLPGMETEAQRAFLAWVRERRQAGRWVGLWMGNREYFLDRHASAFDLMGEGIGGSLEGERLVWEHGDLINGADHQYRLWNLLSRSGLLWLPFCLMPGSTARKISAWMERKLHTTNAAYKLAFPREAFRAAAQAHSEATFLTGHFHTHEVEANGIALPWAHEGRFMVWRGGKVEPL, via the coding sequence ATGCGCATGCGATGGCTCTGGACCCTTCCCCTGGCCTTGGCCGCGACCATCGTCTGGCTGAGCGCCCAGTCCCACCTGCCTGCGGGCATCGAGCTGCCCTCGCCCCTGGACAAATTCGCCCACGCCTCGGCCTACGCCGCGCTGGCCTGGACCCTGGATCTGGCCCTGCGCGTCAACCGCCGCGACCTGCCCCTGTACCGCCGCCACCTGTTCATCATCGCCCTGGTGGCCTTCTTCGGCGCCACGGACGAGTGGCACCAGAGCTTCGTTCCAGGTCGCAGCTGCGACGTTCTGGACTGGGTCGCGGATGTCATCGGGGGCGGTCTCGGGCTGTTTGCGGCCTCGGTCCACCTCGTGTTCAGCCGACGTCTCGAGGCCCTGTCCTGGAGACGCGGCGCTGGCCATCGCCTTGATTCGGCTCGCGACCTCATCCTGGTGGCCGATCCCCACTGGGGCGCGGAACTCACGGGGCTGGAGGAAGCCACGGCGAGGTTCCCCAAGGCGGACTGGCTCTTCCTCGGGGATGTCTTCGACGTGTGGGTGGGCCTGCCCGGCATGGAAACCGAAGCCCAGCGCGCCTTCCTCGCCTGGGTGCGGGAGCGCCGCCAGGCCGGGCGCTGGGTGGGCCTCTGGATGGGCAACCGGGAGTATTTTCTCGATCGCCATGCGTCCGCCTTCGATCTCATGGGCGAGGGCATCGGCGGCAGCCTGGAAGGCGAGCGCCTCGTCTGGGAGCACGGCGACCTCATCAACGGGGCGGACCACCAGTACCGTCTTTGGAACCTGCTCTCCCGTTCAGGCCTGCTCTGGCTGCCCTTCTGCCTCATGCCCGGAAGCACGGCCCGCAAAATATCCGCCTGGATGGAACGGAAGCTCCATACCACCAACGCCGCCTACAAACTGGCCTTCCCCCGCGAAGCCTTCCGCGCCGCGGCCCAGGCCCACTCCGAAGCGACCTTCCTCACCGGTCACTTCCACACCCACGAAGTGGAAGCCAACGGCATCGCCCTGCCCTGGGCCCACGAAGGGCGGTTCATGGTGTGGCGGGGCGGAAAGGTGGAGCCCCTCTAG
- the yihA gene encoding ribosome biogenesis GTP-binding protein YihA/YsxC: MAQPLTDARFVTSAADARKLGVCHAEVAFVGRSNVGKSSLLNALANQKQLARVSKTPGRTRLINVFLTGPDRWIVDLPGYGFATGPASERATWQAMVEGYLTGRSTLRMVFVLVDAEVGPTKLDHQMIEWLRVEGLPHRIVATKADQVKPSKALKQRKDVAAELNLMPNDIAWVSAGKGTGIAELRREVADLLDL, translated from the coding sequence ATGGCCCAGCCCCTCACCGATGCCCGGTTCGTCACCTCCGCCGCCGATGCGCGCAAACTTGGCGTCTGCCATGCCGAAGTGGCCTTCGTGGGCCGCAGCAACGTGGGCAAGTCCTCGCTGCTGAACGCCCTGGCCAACCAGAAGCAGCTGGCCCGCGTCTCGAAAACGCCGGGTCGCACGCGGCTCATCAATGTTTTCCTCACGGGGCCGGACCGCTGGATTGTGGATCTGCCGGGCTACGGCTTCGCCACCGGACCTGCTTCTGAGCGGGCCACTTGGCAGGCCATGGTGGAGGGCTACCTCACGGGCCGAAGCACCCTGCGCATGGTGTTCGTGCTGGTGGATGCGGAGGTGGGTCCCACCAAGCTGGACCACCAGATGATCGAATGGCTGCGCGTCGAAGGCCTGCCCCACCGCATCGTCGCCACCAAGGCCGACCAGGTGAAGCCCAGCAAGGCCCTCAAACAGCGCAAGGACGTGGCCGCCGAGCTGAACCTGATGCCCAATGACATCGCCTGGGTGAGTGCGGGGAAAGGCACTGGCATCGCCGAACTGCGCCGCGAAGTGGCCGACCTGCTGGACCTCTAG
- the ftsE gene encoding cell division ATP-binding protein FtsE, protein MITLTHVGKQYDRIHTALADVSFAIDAGEFVFLTGPSGAGKSTLLKLLFREQVPSSGEIQLAGHRLAAMQEKEIPQLRRKLGVVFQDFKLIRSRTIFENVAFVLKVLGVSAAEQKQRTFRALKLVGLQHKLSSYPLQLSGGEQQRVAIARALVNDPLVLLADEPTGNLDPDLAQEIMTLFERINGQGTTVIVATHDRSLIQRMKKRVIGLDHGRVAFDQPAPTSLVTV, encoded by the coding sequence ATGATCACCCTCACTCACGTCGGCAAGCAGTACGACCGCATCCACACCGCGCTGGCGGATGTGAGCTTCGCCATCGACGCGGGCGAGTTCGTCTTCCTCACGGGGCCCAGCGGCGCGGGCAAGTCCACGCTGCTGAAGCTGCTCTTCCGGGAGCAGGTGCCCAGCAGCGGGGAGATCCAGCTGGCGGGGCACCGCCTGGCGGCCATGCAGGAGAAGGAAATACCGCAGCTGCGCCGCAAGCTCGGCGTGGTGTTCCAGGATTTCAAGCTCATCCGCAGCCGCACCATCTTCGAAAACGTGGCCTTTGTGCTCAAGGTGCTGGGCGTGAGTGCCGCCGAGCAGAAGCAGCGCACCTTCCGGGCGCTCAAGCTGGTTGGGCTCCAGCACAAGCTCAGCAGCTACCCCCTGCAGCTCTCGGGCGGAGAGCAGCAGCGCGTGGCCATCGCCCGGGCCCTGGTGAACGATCCCCTGGTGCTGTTGGCGGACGAGCCCACGGGCAATCTGGATCCCGACCTGGCCCAGGAGATCATGACCCTGTTCGAGCGCATCAACGGCCAGGGCACCACGGTCATCGTCGCCACCCACGACCGCAGCCTCATCCAGCGCATGAAGAAGCGGGTCATCGGCCTCGATCACGGCCGCGTGGCCTTCGACCAGCCCGCCCCCACGAGCCTCGTCACCGTCTAA
- the purU gene encoding formyltetrahydrofolate deformylase: MFNPTAIFLISCPDQKGIVARLSNFVFHHGGNIVDSDHHSDLQAGRFLGRIELELNGLDLDREGLRQGFAAIAAPMGGHWELYFSDEIPRIALWCSRQEHCLLDLIWRHQAGELGADIAFVMSNHDTLRRHVEPLGLPFHVVPITPETKSMAERKALALLRAERVDLVILAKYMQVLSPEFLAEFPAVINIHHSFLPAFAGAQPYHQAHARGVKLIGATAHYVTPDLDSGPIIEQDVVRVSHRDTTDDLVRKGKDMERLALSRAVRLHLQHRVLTYGNKTVVFE, encoded by the coding sequence ATGTTCAATCCCACCGCAATCTTCCTCATCTCCTGCCCGGATCAAAAGGGGATCGTGGCGCGCCTATCCAACTTCGTGTTTCATCACGGTGGAAACATTGTGGATTCGGATCACCACTCCGACCTGCAGGCCGGGCGTTTCCTGGGCCGCATTGAACTGGAGCTGAATGGCCTCGATCTCGACCGGGAGGGCCTCCGGCAGGGATTCGCCGCGATCGCCGCTCCCATGGGCGGTCACTGGGAATTGTATTTCTCGGATGAGATCCCCCGGATCGCCTTATGGTGCAGTCGGCAGGAGCATTGCCTGCTCGACCTCATCTGGCGTCACCAGGCGGGAGAACTGGGAGCCGACATTGCCTTCGTGATGAGCAATCACGACACCCTTCGCCGCCACGTCGAACCGCTGGGTCTCCCCTTCCATGTGGTGCCGATCACCCCCGAAACCAAGAGCATGGCCGAAAGGAAAGCCCTGGCCCTGCTGCGGGCCGAGCGAGTCGATCTCGTAATCCTCGCGAAGTACATGCAGGTGCTGAGCCCGGAGTTCCTGGCGGAATTTCCCGCAGTCATCAACATCCACCACAGTTTCCTGCCCGCCTTCGCCGGGGCCCAGCCCTACCACCAGGCCCATGCGCGTGGCGTCAAGCTCATTGGGGCCACCGCGCATTACGTCACCCCGGATCTCGATTCGGGGCCGATCATCGAGCAGGATGTGGTGCGCGTCAGCCACCGCGACACCACAGATGATCTCGTCCGCAAGGGAAAGGACATGGAGCGCCTGGCCCTTTCCAGGGCCGTGCGCCTTCATCTTCAGCACCGCGTGCTGACCTATGGAAACAAAACGGTCGTGTTTGAGTAG